In a single window of the Balaenoptera acutorostrata chromosome 3, mBalAcu1.1, whole genome shotgun sequence genome:
- the PSMA3 gene encoding proteasome subunit alpha type-3, with amino-acid sequence MSSIGTGYDLSASTFSPDGRVFQVEYAMKAVENSSTAIGIRCKDGVVFGVEKLVLSKLYEEGSNKRLFNVDRHVGMAVAGLLADARSLADIAREEASNFRSNFGYNIPLKHLADRVAMYVHAYTLYSAVRPFGCSFMLGSYSVNDGAQLYMIDPSGVSYGYWGCAIGKARQAAKTEIEKLQMKEMTCRDVVKEVAKIIYIVHDEVKDKAFELELSWVGEITNGRHEIVPKDIREEAEKYAKESLKEEDESDDDNM; translated from the exons ATGAGCTCAATCGGCACTGGG TATGACCTGTCAGCCTCTACATTCTCTCCTGATGGAAGAGTTTTTCAAGTTGAGTATGCTATGAAGGCTGTGGAAAATAGTAG TACAGCTATTGGAATCAGATGTAAAGATGGCGTTGTCTTTGGGGTAGAAAAATTAGTCCTTTCTAAACTTTATGAAGAAGGTTCTAACAAACGACTTTTTAATGTTGATCGGCATGTCGGAATG gcagtaGCAGGTTTGTTGGCAGATGCTCGTTCTTTAGCAGACATTGCGAGAGAAGAGGCTTCCAACTTTAGATCTAACTTTGGATATAACATTCCACTAAAA CATCTTGCAGACAGAGTGGCCATGTATGTACATGCCTATACACTCTACAGTGCTGTTAGACCTTTTGGCTGCAG TTTCATGTTAGGGTCTTACAGTGTGAATGATGGTGCACAACTCTACATGATTGACCCATCGGGTGTTTCATAT GGTTATTGGGGCTGTGCCATTGGCAAAGCCAGACAAGCTGCAAAGACAGAAATCGAAAAGCTTCAg atGAAAGAAATGACCTGCCGTGATGTTGttaaagaagttgcaaaaat AATTTACATAGTACATGATGAAGTTAAGGATAAAGCTTTTGAACTAGAGCTCAGCTGGGTTGGTgaaa TAACTAACGGAAGACATGAAATTGTTCCAAAAGATATAagggaagaggcagagaaatATGCCAAG GAATCTTTGAAGGAAGAAGACGAATCAGATGATGATAACATGTAA